Below is a window of Electrophorus electricus isolate fEleEle1 chromosome 1, fEleEle1.pri, whole genome shotgun sequence DNA.
AGTTCTCTATGCATCGCACTaagaagaaatgaagagaggAATTTGGGTGGCTGTCCATTAGACACACGTACTTAActgatctctctcacacatacacacacacacacacacacacacacacacacacacacacacacaccacacctagAGTTTCCAAGCCCAGCCTGAAGTCTCCAGAGAAAATTCCTCCAAAGTGTTTCTCTATAATTTCACTCGCAGATTGGCCTTTTTCAGCCTCCAGGTAGATTAACACTGAAACGCAGTGCACATTCGTCAGTCAGTAACAACATAACACCAACATTATTTGGACCAGGGTTCTTACTTTCAAATCCCTGAAGGTCTCAGAATTACCTATTCTAACACATCTGATTCATCTGATCAGTTTGTCATTAAGAACACCACACCGAGGTGCCCCCCCCGGACTAGAGTTGGAGAGCCCTGGTGCACAGTACCATTTCTGAGATGCAGTGGATCTCTTGTGGTGAGAATTCGGATCCACGCGTCTGCCTTCTTGCCATTGAGCTCCTCTGATAAGGCCTATAAAGCATCAATAACATGTTGCAGTCAACATTTTAACATGTGGCAGTCTTGCCCTCTGACCTTTATGATTGGTAAGCCTGTGAATTTCAAGTGTTGAGGAAATGATGAGGCTGACTGACAGATGTTATCCCGGTCAGCAagtatttatgttatttatgtcAGCCTTTGGTACCATAAATAGCTAATTATAAATTTCACTGCTGTATActatgtaaaaaacaaacaacacggCTGGCATCCACTGGGTGCTCAGCAGGATACTGGCATGAACTTCAGATCCGGGACATCCAGCGTCACTGGCCAAACAGACGCAAAGTCAACATTCCGTGCCATTTAGCACGTTATCTGAATTATGCTtgtgaaagaagagaaaaaagagagagagagaggaaatgtcACCTTGACCACTCTTGTTAACTTTATGCAACAAGGAGGGAAGTGCGCAGACAAAGCGTACCATAAAGTCGTATACCTACCTTCACATCCTGTTCAAGCAGAGCAGGCTGGCATTCCTTCTAGAGGGAGGAAAGGTGGAGGAAGTGGGAGACGGAAACTGGAGTGAGGGAGAGTATTTCATCTTTTGATGACCACCCCTGTTATTGTAATTATCACTTCATTATCTGTGCAGATAAAGCACTACAAAGCCTTGTTTGTGAAACCTTGTGACAAAGCTTACCTTAAGCAAAGCTACAAGTAGCCTGCTGAAATCTCCACTTGTGTCACTGACCAAGTCTTTCTCCAGATTGCGCTTAAATTCTGCCAAATATGAAACAGTTTCAGTGTGTTACATACATGCGTTGCCTGCCTTGTGAAATAGtttatttccaaatattttacttaatttCCAGAATGGTTTAATTTCCAAAATGTGCATGGTTTCATATCATATTGTTAAATGTTATCATTCTGTTATCACACTTGCAACACAAGATTATAATTTACTGTAATGTTCTTTGCAGTTTTACAGTAATTAATGGTaagaacacatttattaaatggCTCATATGTTCATGACCTAATGCCAAACACCACAAATTATACAACTGTAGGCCTATTATCTTAAAGGCTGTCTAACGGCCTGATACAAGTAATAATTCTATCTAATAATCAGAATTATAGCTCATAATCATTAGAAAATGACTGTGTTCATAGGTCTGTCTCTGTTGACTCTAGAGCCCCCGACCTTTATTGTAAGTAGCTGTGATGTTTGAAAGCTGTTGTGCTGTCCTTGTACACAAGATCTCTAGCAGAGTTTCTTCATCAGTACCAAGACcctgtgtactcacacacacacacacacacacacacacacacacacacacacacacacacacacacacacacacacacacacaatatatatatatatatatatatacacagaaggacagaagtccttcatcagctctgcAAGTAAAGTGCACTTTGAAGCAATttctttgcacagctgatgaaggacctctgtcaaaaatgttctgtttctgtgtacacagagcacacagagtacccagagtacacagagtttTGGACagctccttcatcagctgtgcaaacaaaatgcatatgtctatatatatataaaatattgtgtCACCCTTCCATTGGGTTGTCTTATTTTTCTCACACTCATTCATCTACCAGAGGCCTAGGAGGTTGTACTAGTAGGGTGAGACAGGAATATGACAGAAATATGACAGGAACATGTCAGGAACATGACAGGAATATGAATGATCTCTGACCTCCATGGCTTGCCGGAGGCGATAAGCCTCAAACTGCTCAGGGGGCATCATCAGAGAAAGCATCAGGAATTCCAGATTCCCAGACAGCACCTTCCTTAGACCAGCTTTCAGGtcctgtaaaaacacacacacacacacacacacacacacacacacacacacacacatacatacgcacatgcgcgcaaaaacaaaggcaaacacacacaaacacaacaggaGATTGCATAATTATGCACAAACTCTTACATTGCACATTGCTCTCTTAGAGGCATATATGATTTAATCATCTGTATAATATTCAGTTGTTAAAATGGCGCTGATTACTTTCTGAGTAAGGTTCTGGTAGGCGGTGTTCAGTTT
It encodes the following:
- the zgc:101785 gene encoding annexin A2; its protein translation is MQELMNTLGTVHAFPNFNVERDIADIRTALERKDVHSLVRILTNRSNDQRQKLNTAYQNLTQKDLKAGLRKVLSGNLEFLMLSLMMPPEQFEAYRLRQAMEGLGTDEETLLEILCTRTAQQLSNITATYNKEFKRNLEKDLVSDTSGDFSRLLVALLKKECQPALLEQDVKALSEELNGKKADAWIRILTTRDPLHLRNVLIYLEAEKGQSASEIIEKHFGGIFSGDFRLGLETLVRCIENSDLYLAQRIRTMKWPVVQGVMVSHSEEDLVAVRVAYKQEAGTSLYTALQKQFTGELQYALLAICRAED